The Chryseobacterium geocarposphaerae genome has a window encoding:
- the nusA gene encoding transcription termination factor NusA, with protein MDNIALIESFGDFKDEKGISKIDLMAIIEDSLKTLLRKRYDSDDHFDVIVNPDKGDFQIFLNKTIVEDEMSEDDDLEIEISEAKKIDPTFEVGEDFTMEIPVAQLGRRNILTLKQILATKLQEHNNAMLYEQFRDKIGEIVVGEIHHIRHKHVILLDDEGNEFILPKENQIPSDFFKKGENIRAIVETVDFKGSKPQIIISRTAPKFLEKLLELEIPEIQDGTIMLKKVVRIPGEKAKIAVDAYDDRIDPVGACVGVKGSRIHGVVRELKNENIDVIQWSKNPEILVKRALGNVTINKIDINEEANYALVYTPVEEISKVIGKQGQNIRLASWLSGYEIDVYRESSEDDDVELKEFNDDIEQWILDEFKKVGLTTAKSVLDKDTESLLNMVDLEEETIEDVKRILREEFED; from the coding sequence ATGGATAATATAGCGTTGATTGAATCCTTTGGTGATTTTAAAGACGAAAAAGGGATCAGTAAGATCGATCTGATGGCAATTATTGAAGATTCTCTTAAGACTCTTTTGAGAAAAAGATATGATTCTGATGATCATTTTGATGTGATTGTAAACCCTGATAAAGGAGATTTTCAGATATTTTTGAACAAAACAATTGTTGAAGACGAAATGTCTGAAGATGATGATCTTGAAATCGAGATCTCTGAGGCAAAGAAAATTGACCCTACTTTTGAAGTAGGTGAAGATTTTACGATGGAAATTCCTGTAGCACAGTTGGGAAGAAGAAATATTCTTACCCTAAAGCAGATTTTGGCAACAAAACTTCAGGAGCACAACAATGCAATGCTTTATGAGCAATTCAGAGATAAGATTGGAGAGATTGTGGTAGGAGAGATTCACCACATCCGTCACAAGCACGTAATTCTTTTGGATGATGAAGGAAATGAGTTTATCCTTCCTAAAGAAAATCAAATCCCTTCTGATTTCTTTAAAAAAGGTGAAAATATCAGAGCTATTGTAGAAACAGTAGATTTTAAAGGGTCAAAACCGCAGATTATTATTTCCAGAACTGCACCAAAATTCCTAGAGAAATTATTGGAGCTGGAAATTCCTGAAATCCAGGACGGAACCATTATGCTGAAAAAAGTAGTGAGAATTCCTGGAGAAAAGGCGAAAATTGCAGTGGATGCTTATGATGACAGAATCGATCCGGTAGGAGCATGTGTGGGTGTGAAAGGATCAAGAATTCATGGGGTTGTAAGAGAGTTGAAAAATGAGAACATCGATGTAATCCAGTGGTCTAAAAACCCTGAGATTTTGGTGAAAAGAGCTTTAGGAAATGTTACCATCAATAAAATTGACATCAATGAGGAGGCAAATTATGCATTAGTTTATACTCCTGTTGAAGAGATTTCTAAAGTAATTGGAAAACAAGGTCAGAATATCAGACTGGCTTCTTGGTTGTCAGGATACGAAATCGATGTATACAGAGAGTCTAGTGAAGATGACGATGTTGAATTGAAAGAATTTAATGACGATATCGAGCAGTGGATTTTGGATGAATTTAAGAAAGTAGGTCTTACAACTGCTAAATCGGTGTTGGATAAAGATACTGAGAGTCTTCTGAATATGGTAGATCTTGAAGAAGAAACAATTGAAGATGTGAAGCGTATTCTTAGAGAAGAATTCGAAGATTAA
- a CDS encoding UDP-glucose dehydrogenase family protein produces the protein MNITIVGTGYVGLVTGTTLAELGNSVYCVDIDEKKVEGMKNGIVPIYEPNLEEMFLRNIQAERLFFTTDLKEALDKSEVIYLALPTPPGGDGSADLSYVLQVANSIGEMMTEYKVIVNKSTVPVGTADRVRNVIASKTNLPFDVVSNPEFLREGFAVEDSMNPARVVVGSSSEKAKEIMAKIYQPFTNTGIPIIFMDEKSSELTKYAANSFLAVKITFMNEIANYCEKVGADVDKVRLGMGSDDRIGHRFLFPGIGYGGSCFPKDVKALIKSGKEEDFNFQILEATENVNISQKVILVSEIEKYFGGNIEGKTIALWGLAFKANTDDIREASSLDNIELLLKKGAKIVAYDSIAEKNVQKVLGNKIEYAKTMYEALENADALFIATEWPEFKNPNFKLMGEKMKNKIIFDGRNMYPLEVPAQNGFYYKSIGRKTIKP, from the coding sequence TTGAATATTACAATAGTAGGAACAGGATATGTAGGTCTGGTAACAGGAACTACACTTGCAGAATTGGGAAATTCGGTTTACTGTGTTGATATTGATGAAAAAAAAGTGGAGGGAATGAAAAACGGTATCGTTCCCATCTATGAACCGAACCTTGAGGAAATGTTCCTTAGAAATATACAGGCAGAACGTCTGTTTTTCACGACCGATTTAAAAGAGGCTTTAGATAAAAGTGAAGTCATTTATCTTGCTTTACCTACTCCTCCCGGCGGAGACGGCTCTGCAGACCTGTCTTACGTATTACAGGTTGCCAATTCTATCGGCGAGATGATGACCGAATACAAAGTAATTGTAAATAAAAGTACGGTTCCTGTAGGAACTGCAGATAGAGTAAGAAATGTTATTGCCTCAAAAACCAATCTTCCTTTTGATGTTGTTTCTAATCCTGAATTTTTACGTGAAGGCTTTGCTGTTGAAGATTCGATGAATCCTGCCAGAGTAGTCGTGGGATCCAGCTCGGAAAAGGCTAAAGAAATCATGGCAAAAATTTACCAGCCCTTTACCAACACCGGAATTCCAATTATATTCATGGATGAAAAATCATCTGAACTTACAAAATACGCAGCGAATTCATTTTTAGCAGTAAAAATTACTTTTATGAATGAAATTGCTAATTATTGTGAAAAAGTAGGTGCCGATGTTGATAAAGTTCGTCTCGGAATGGGAAGTGATGACAGAATTGGGCACAGATTCCTATTCCCTGGAATCGGATACGGAGGCAGCTGTTTTCCGAAAGATGTAAAAGCATTAATTAAATCCGGAAAGGAAGAGGATTTTAACTTTCAGATTCTTGAAGCGACAGAAAATGTTAACATTTCACAGAAAGTAATTTTAGTTTCCGAGATCGAAAAATATTTTGGCGGAAATATTGAGGGCAAAACCATTGCTTTATGGGGTCTTGCTTTTAAAGCGAATACAGATGACATCAGAGAAGCTTCTTCGTTAGACAATATTGAATTATTACTAAAAAAGGGGGCAAAAATTGTTGCCTACGATTCTATCGCTGAAAAAAATGTACAGAAAGTACTGGGCAATAAAATTGAATATGCAAAAACCATGTACGAAGCGCTTGAAAATGCAGATGCATTATTCATTGCGACAGAATGGCCGGAGTTTAAAAACCCCAATTTTAAACTGATGGGTGAGAAAATGAAAAATAAGATTATTTTCGACGGAAGAAATATGTATCCATTGGAGGTTCCTGCACAGAATGGATTTTATTATAAAAGTATAGGAAGAAAAACGATAAAACCTTAG
- the rimP gene encoding ribosome assembly cofactor RimP — MEFRKRIEELLNNFLETRKDLFLIDLKISAGDDITVILDGDNGVSLQDCLDASRAIEFNMDREEHDFSLQVMSAGLSEPLVTPRQFTKNIGREIEVLLNDSSKIEGELAKVDEEKITLVLRYRKPKDIGKGKVDVEEEKEIPYSEIKKALVVIKF; from the coding sequence ATGGAGTTTAGAAAAAGAATTGAAGAATTATTAAACAATTTCCTTGAAACCAGAAAGGATTTGTTTCTGATAGATTTAAAAATTTCTGCAGGAGATGATATTACGGTGATTTTAGATGGGGATAATGGAGTTTCTCTTCAGGATTGCCTGGATGCAAGCCGCGCCATAGAATTTAATATGGATCGTGAGGAACACGACTTTAGCTTGCAGGTAATGTCTGCTGGTTTGAGCGAGCCGTTGGTGACACCACGACAATTCACAAAAAATATCGGAAGAGAGATTGAAGTATTATTAAATGACTCTTCTAAAATTGAAGGTGAGCTGGCAAAAGTAGATGAAGAAAAAATCACTTTGGTGTTGCGTTACCGTAAACCGAAAGATATTGGTAAAGGAAAGGTAGATGTAGAGGAGGAAAAAGAAATTCCTTACTCTGAGATTAAAAAAGCTTTAGTAGTAATTAAATTTTAA